The Acidobacteriota bacterium DNA segment AGCCGGTTTCAAGGTGCGCACCTTGAAACCGGCTACAGGAGCCAGTTTCACCGAACGATGTTCCGCCCAACCAACATTCACGCTTTTGATGTTTAATATGCTCAATTGACTTCATGAATTGCTCGCAGATAATATCTCTCTCCGTTGACAGTAGAAATAAAAAAACTCATCAACGCGGTGTAATTTCAAAAAGCATTATTTAATTTCCTATGATGTCGAACGAATTCAATATTGAAGATTTGGTTTCGCAAATCACCGACGTGATTCTTTCGCGATTAAGTTCAAACGCCGGCAGCAATGAATGCAGCATATGTCACGATGAATGTTTTGTGAAATGTCCTGATCGGATGCAATCGATTCTTGCGCACGGCGGCATTCGTTTTGGGCTGAGCGGCGCAGAGAGCGAAGCCGCGCGCAAAGTTGCTTTGTATATCGACCATACCTTACTTAAACCCGAAGCGTCACGCGATGACATTTTAAAAATTTGTGAAGAAGGCGCGCGCTATGGCTTTGCATCTGTCTGTATCAATCCCATCTGGGTACGCGAAGCGGCTTGTGCTTTACGTGGTAGCGGCGTGAAGATTTGTACAGTTATCGGATTTCCGCTGGGCGCGAATGTCCCTGACACCAAAGCCTATGAAGCGCGCCGGGCAATTTTTGATGGCGCAACCGAACTTGATATGGTCATCAATGTTGGTGCCTTGAAATCGGGCGATGATGAACTGGTGTTGCGTGATATTAAAGGTGTGGTTGATGTCGCACACGAAGCGGATTGCCTCTGCAAGGTCATCATTGAGACCGCCCTGCTTACCGATGACGAGAAGGTGAAAGCCTGTTTGCTCTCGAAACAGTCGGGCGCGGATTTCGTTAAAACATCCACGGGGTTCAGCAAAGGCGGAGCGACCGTCGCCGATATTGAATTAATGCGACGCACCGTAGGAAGTATCATGGGGGTGAAAGCATCAGGCGGCGTTAAGGATTATCAACAGGCACAAGATATGATTCGCGCCGGGGCAACCCGCATTGGTGCCAGCGTCGGCGTGAAAATTTTTCAGGAAGCATCCGGTTTAAAAACCAGCAGCGCACAGGCAGCAACAAGTTATTAGGTCATCACCTGATTTAAGTTTTTAATAAACCAAAGGCGCGATTGAATCATTATTCAACTCGCGCCTGAAAAATTTATTCGACCATCGCAATTGTCAATAAGCCCAGCGCGCTAACACAGAGCCAACCGTAAAGCCTGCGCCGACGGCTGCAAACAGCACAAGGCTGCCTTTTTTCAATCGACCGTCATCAATGGCATCGCCGATTGCAAGGGGAATGGTGGCGGCAGTGGTATTGCCAAATTTGTGAATGTTTTTGACAACCTTGCTTTCATCCAGTCCGAGTTTGTCAGCCGTTGCATTGATGATTCTCAAATTCGCCTGATGGGCTATAAATAAATCAATGTCTTTGCCTTCAAGTCCGTTACGCTCAAGCGTTGCTTTACTGGCTTCCCCCATTTTACGAACCGCGTATTTGAATACCGCCTGTCCCTCTTGATGAACGTAGTGCATCTTTTTCTCAACCGTCTCGTGTGATGAAGGGTTGAGGCTTCCGCCGCCTGGCATATAAAGATGTTTTCCGCCCGAACCATCAACCTCATGTCCGAAATCCAGTATACCTAAACTTTCATCTTCGCTGGGTTCCAATAACACTGCGCCCGCGCCATCGCCAAACAACACGCAGGTTGAGCGATCTTCAAAATCAATGATGCTGGACATGACATCAGCGCCAACCACCACCACTTTATTATGGGCACCTGATTCAATAAATTGTGCACCTGCCGTCAAAGCATAAAGAAATCCTGAACACGCGGCCGACACGTCGAACCCCCAGGCGCGATTCGCCCTTACTTTGTTTTGTACCAAACAGGCGGTCGCTGGAAAAAACATATCAGGGGTGACGGTTGCCACAATGATGAGGTCGACTTCGTCGGCTTCGATGCCGCGCTGTTTCAGCATGTCATCCACAGCCATTGCGGCTAGGTCAGAAGTGGCTGTGCCTTTTTCGACCATATGGCGTTCATAAATGCCTGTGCGCTCGACAATCCAATCGTGATTGGTATCCACGCGTTTCGCCAAATCATGGTTGGTGACGACTTTCGGCGGAACATAACGTCCGAGCGCGGTTATTTTTGCTCTGCGTGTCGCTTTCATTAACAATAAAACTCCTCGATAAAATTTCGGTTCACTTGCGGTGTATTCAGTAAATCGTCGTTTAAATTAAGCCCGATACTAGCATCGGCATCTTTTCAGATGCAAGCAATCGCCGCCTCCGGCAAGTATCGCCAACATCCTTGCAACATTCATTTGCGATGCGGTATTTTACAAGGTTGGTTTTACCGCCAAATTATTACTATATAGAATAACACTTTGAGAAGGGAATAAATTCACTTATGCAAGCAAACGATATTAGACGTGGAATGATTATTATGTACAACAATGCGCCGCATCGGGTGATGGATTTTCAACATCGAACGCCCGGAAATCTCCGCGCTTTCGTGCAGGCGAAACTGCGCAATGTCAAAACCGGTTCCTCAACGGAAGTCCGGTTCAGTTCAACTGAAAACATCGAACGGGCGATGCTTGAAGAGCATGAAATGGAATATATGTATTCCGATGGCGACATGCATCATTTCATGAATACCGAAACCTATGATCAGGTCGCGCTTGATAACGAAACCCTCGGCGATGCAATGGATTATCTGGTCGCCGGCGCAAAGATCCAAGTCGAATTTTTTGAAGGTTCGCCGCTTGGCGTTGAACTTCCGGCATCCGTTGAACTCACCGTGATTGAAACACCGCCCGAACTCAAAGGCGCAACCGCATCTAACAGTCCGAAACCGGCAAAGCTTGAAACCGGTGTCACCATTCAGGTGCCGCCATTTATCAAAGAAGGCGACCGCATTCGTGTTGACCCGACAAAGGGCGTTTATCTTGAACGCGCAAAATAAATCATTTTGATTTCAGTAGCAGACGTGAAATCGGCTGCGGCAGCCAGTTTCACGTCTTGCTTGTCTGACTTGTTATCAATAATGTTTTTCTTTTACAGCTTCGCGCTTTCCTGTTTTTTCTTACTGCTCGCGCCCTACTTCCTCTATCAGGCTTTTCGTTACGGAAAATATTTCAACAACTTCAAAGAGCGACTGGGCTTTTTACCAGAATCGCTTAATAACCAGACTCAACATCCGACCCTTTGGGTACATACGGTTTCTGTAGGCGAATTCAACGCGGCGCGACCGTTGCTTGAAAAAATCAAAACAGAGATGCCTGAATTCCGCCTGGTCGTTTCAACCACCACGCAGACTGGTCAACAACTTGCACGCAAAGAATGCCCACAAAAAATCGACGCGGTCTTTTATTTTCCCTTCGATTGGAAATTTTCCGTCCGTCGTGTGCTCAATCGCCTGCGCCCTGCTGTCGTCATCATCCTTGAAACCGAAATCTGGCCGAGATTTCTGCACGAATGCCACTTGCGTGGCATCAAAACCGCCATCGTCAACGGACGTATCTCGCCACGTTCATTTGCCCGGTATTCGTTTATCCGGCGTTTCATCTCCAGCATTCTCAATGAAATTTCTCTGCTCGTCATGCAATCGGAAGGCGACAGCGAACGCGCAATTGCGCTTGGCGCGCATCCGGCACAGGTTCGCGATTGCGGAAATTTAAAATACGATGTCGATTTATCCAATCAAACCGCCAATGTGAAAGGCAAAAATTTAGATGAACGATTCAGCCTTTCGGCAACTGAGCATTTGATTGTTGCAGGCAGCACAGCGCCCGGCGAAGAAGCCATACTGCTGGATGCGTTGCTGGAACTTCGGAAAACTACACCGCTTGAAAATACGCGGATGCTCATTGCGCCACGTCACCCGGAACGCTTCAATGAAGTCGCGAATCTGATTGCCACATCAGGTCTGACATTCGTTCGCCGTTCGGAAACTTCAAATCCAACAACGCAATCACAAAATGCAGCAGTCATTTTGCTGGACTCAATCGGCGAACTGGTTGCCACTTATCAGTTCGCTCGCGCGGTTTTCGTCGGCGGCAGTCTGGTTGCCAAAGGCGGGCATAACATCCTCGAACCGGCTGCCAATGCAACCCCGATTATCGTTGGTCCGCACACCGAAAATTTCCGGCAAATCATTGCCGATTTTTCGCAAGCCAATGCCATTCGGCAATTGAAATCCGCAGGCGCAGCGAGTTTGCCTGAACTCACTGACGAACTCTCTCATTTGCTCAAAAACCCTGACCAAGCCGAGGCGCTCGGAAAACGCGCTTTTGATATTCTGCTTGCCAATCGCGGCACCACCGATTGCGTCTTTGCAGCCCTACGGGAAATGATGCACTCTTAATTGCAATGATTGGCAAACAGGAAAAGTTCAAACGCGCAATGCTGTGGCTACCCGCAAAACTCTATGAACTGCTGGTGCGGTTGCGCATTGTGGCTTATGAAACCGCTTATCTGAAAACCCAAAAGCTTGATGCCTTTGTCATCAGTGTCGGTAATATCACTCTGGGCGGCACCGGAAAAACGCCTTTTGTCAATTACATTGCGCGTTACTTAACCCGCGAAGACCGCGCGGTTGCTATCCTCACACGCGGTTATGGGCGTCAATCAAAAGACCGCCGCGTGCTGAATGATTCGCGCCAGCAGATGGAAAACTTATCTACGAGTTCGCAACAACAAACACAAATCAAAAATGTTGAAAGTTATACCGAGGTTGGCGATGAACCCTTGATGCTGGCGCGCGCGATGCCTGATGTGCCCGTGATTATTGATAAAAATCGTTATGAAGCAGGTATCTGGGCAAAGCAAATCTTTGATAGTGATGTGCTGATATTGGATGATGGTTATCAACATCTACAGGTGGCGCGTGATTTGAATATTCTGTTGCTTGATGCGACCAATCCATTCGGCGAATTCGAGATGGTTCCGTTCGGGGAGTTGCGCGAACCGCTTTATGCTTTGAAACGCGCCGATGTCGTGATTATCACACGCGCTGACCGCCCGTTTGACCAGGGGCAAACGCTTGCCATCATCAAACAGGTGTGCGGCGATGAGATTCCCATCCTCTATTTTTATTCAACGATAAACCGATTTCGGCATCTTGAAACCAATGAGATTTACGAAGCCGATGCTTTTGTGGGCTGGAACATCGCAGTGATGTGTGGCATAGGCAATCCGCAAGCTTTTTCCGATGATTTAATGGCAGGCGGATTGAATGTGGTTGCGGAAAATTTTTTTGCTGACCATCACGCGTACACGCAGAAAGATTTGCAGACGGTGATAGCGGCTGCGCGCGCCGCAGGAGCCGATGGGATTTTTACGACGGAAAAAGATGCTGTGCGATTAGAAGGGTTGCAGTTTGATCGAACGATGCCGATTTATGCTGCGCAATTGGAACTGCAAGGCGATGACGAAGTGCGACTCAAAAGTTTATTGCTCAGAGCCTTGATACAGAAACGCGCCTGAAGTTTTTATCACTAACAATTTCTATGTCACCTAGCGAATTCCGCTATCAAATTCGATGCGAAGGTGAGCGAATTTTCCTGCGACCACAGTGACCTGCTGCTCGCCGGCGCGTTGCATTTTGCTTTGGACAGCAGGCTTCACAAGGTATTCGCCCGGCGGTAATTTGATGCGGAACTTGCCGTCTTTGCCGGTGTCGAAGCGCGCCACTTCACGCC contains these protein-coding regions:
- a CDS encoding 3-deoxy-D-manno-octulosonic acid transferase, whose product is MFFFYSFALSCFFLLLAPYFLYQAFRYGKYFNNFKERLGFLPESLNNQTQHPTLWVHTVSVGEFNAARPLLEKIKTEMPEFRLVVSTTTQTGQQLARKECPQKIDAVFYFPFDWKFSVRRVLNRLRPAVVIILETEIWPRFLHECHLRGIKTAIVNGRISPRSFARYSFIRRFISSILNEISLLVMQSEGDSERAIALGAHPAQVRDCGNLKYDVDLSNQTANVKGKNLDERFSLSATEHLIVAGSTAPGEEAILLDALLELRKTTPLENTRMLIAPRHPERFNEVANLIATSGLTFVRRSETSNPTTQSQNAAVILLDSIGELVATYQFARAVFVGGSLVAKGGHNILEPAANATPIIVGPHTENFRQIIADFSQANAIRQLKSAGAASLPELTDELSHLLKNPDQAEALGKRAFDILLANRGTTDCVFAALREMMHS
- a CDS encoding beta-ketoacyl-ACP synthase III, translating into MKATRRAKITALGRYVPPKVVTNHDLAKRVDTNHDWIVERTGIYERHMVEKGTATSDLAAMAVDDMLKQRGIEADEVDLIIVATVTPDMFFPATACLVQNKVRANRAWGFDVSAACSGFLYALTAGAQFIESGAHNKVVVVGADVMSSIIDFEDRSTCVLFGDGAGAVLLEPSEDESLGILDFGHEVDGSGGKHLYMPGGGSLNPSSHETVEKKMHYVHQEGQAVFKYAVRKMGEASKATLERNGLEGKDIDLFIAHQANLRIINATADKLGLDESKVVKNIHKFGNTTAATIPLAIGDAIDDGRLKKGSLVLFAAVGAGFTVGSVLARWAY
- the deoC gene encoding deoxyribose-phosphate aldolase → MSNEFNIEDLVSQITDVILSRLSSNAGSNECSICHDECFVKCPDRMQSILAHGGIRFGLSGAESEAARKVALYIDHTLLKPEASRDDILKICEEGARYGFASVCINPIWVREAACALRGSGVKICTVIGFPLGANVPDTKAYEARRAIFDGATELDMVINVGALKSGDDELVLRDIKGVVDVAHEADCLCKVIIETALLTDDEKVKACLLSKQSGADFVKTSTGFSKGGATVADIELMRRTVGSIMGVKASGGVKDYQQAQDMIRAGATRIGASVGVKIFQEASGLKTSSAQAATSY
- the efp gene encoding elongation factor P; this translates as MQANDIRRGMIIMYNNAPHRVMDFQHRTPGNLRAFVQAKLRNVKTGSSTEVRFSSTENIERAMLEEHEMEYMYSDGDMHHFMNTETYDQVALDNETLGDAMDYLVAGAKIQVEFFEGSPLGVELPASVELTVIETPPELKGATASNSPKPAKLETGVTIQVPPFIKEGDRIRVDPTKGVYLERAK
- the lpxK gene encoding tetraacyldisaccharide 4'-kinase, whose product is MLWLPAKLYELLVRLRIVAYETAYLKTQKLDAFVISVGNITLGGTGKTPFVNYIARYLTREDRAVAILTRGYGRQSKDRRVLNDSRQQMENLSTSSQQQTQIKNVESYTEVGDEPLMLARAMPDVPVIIDKNRYEAGIWAKQIFDSDVLILDDGYQHLQVARDLNILLLDATNPFGEFEMVPFGELREPLYALKRADVVIITRADRPFDQGQTLAIIKQVCGDEIPILYFYSTINRFRHLETNEIYEADAFVGWNIAVMCGIGNPQAFSDDLMAGGLNVVAENFFADHHAYTQKDLQTVIAAARAAGADGIFTTEKDAVRLEGLQFDRTMPIYAAQLELQGDDEVRLKSLLLRALIQKRA